A single region of the Stegostoma tigrinum isolate sSteTig4 chromosome 8, sSteTig4.hap1, whole genome shotgun sequence genome encodes:
- the ccn1 gene encoding CCN family member 1, whose translation MFRSPTFAVFLILCLAEVMLSCPLKCQCPQEVPSCAPGVSLSLDSCGCCRVCAKQLNEDCSKLQPCDHTKGLQCNFGASPIAQQGICRARSEGRPCEYNSKIYQNGEIFQPNCKHQCTCIDGAVGCAPLCPQELSLPNVGCPNPRLVKVPGQCCEEWVCDGNTAGPEAVDTDDLFSQETVGKPWQGGRLHNNELRSLLRGGLKRLPAWSPKCFVQTTEWSQCSRTCGTGISTRVTNDNPDCKLRKETRLCDVRPCKQTTFPSLKKGKKCDRTKKSTTAVHFSYAGCASVKRYRTKHCGSCVDGRCCTPQQTRTVRVRFRCDDGETFTKNMMMIQSCRCHYNCAHHNEASNPYVMLHNDIHKFLD comes from the exons ATGTTCCGCTCTCCAACATTCGCTGTCTTCCTCATCCTGTGCCTCGCTGAG GTGATGTTAAGCTGCCCACTGAAGTGCCAGTGCCCCCAGGAGGTGCCCAGCTGTGCGCCAGGAGTCAGCCTGTCCCTGGACAGCTGTGGATGCTGCCGAGTTTGTGCCAAGCAGCTGAATGAGGATTGCAGCAAGCTGCAGCCTTGTGATCACACCAAGGGCTTACAGTGCAACTTTGGAGCAAGCCCCATCGCTCAGCAGGGCATCTGTAGAG CGAGGTCCGAGGGCAGACCTTGTGAATACAACAGTAAAATCTATCAGAATGGGGAGATCTTTCAGCCAAACTGCAAGCATCAGTGCACCTGCATCGATGGAGCGGTCGGCTGTGCTCCACTGTGCCCACAGGAGCTCTCCCTGCCCAATGTAGGCTGCCCTAACCCACGGCTGGTTAAGGTGCCAGGCCAGTGCTGTGAGGAATGGGTCTGTGATGGAAACACGGCAGGACCAGAGGCCGTGGACACAGACGACCTCTTCAGCCAAGAGACGGTGGGGAAGCCTTGGCAAGGCGGACGACTCCACAACAATGAGCTACGGTCCCTTCTCCGCGGAGGCCTCAAAAGGCTGCCTG CCTGGAGTCCCAAATGCTTTGTCCAGACGACAGAATGGTCGCAGTGTTCCAGGACCTGTGGGACAGGCATCTCCACAAGGGTCACCAATGACAACCCTGACTGTAAGCTTCGAAAGGAGACCAGGCTCTGTGACGTCCGTCCCTGCAAACAGACCACCTTTCCCAGCCTGAAA AAAGGAAAGAAATGCGACAGGACCAAGAAATCCACCACTGCTGTCCACTTCAGCTATGCTGGCTGTGCCAGTGTGAAGCGATATCGTACCAAACACTGTGGTTCGTGTGTTGATGGACGCTGTTGTACTCCCCAGCAGACCCGAACGGTCCGTGTTCGCTTCCGTTGCGATGACGGGGAGACCTTCACCAAGAACATGATGATGATTCAGTCCTGTCGATGCCATTACAACTGCGCCCACCACAACGAAGCGTCCAATCCTTACGTCATGTTGCACAATGACATTCACAAATTCCTAGACTGA